Within the Rosa rugosa chromosome 2, drRosRugo1.1, whole genome shotgun sequence genome, the region ttgcaccagtggccaaaattaacacaattcgggtacttctctcattagctgctaatcttgattggcctttgcaacagtttgatgttaagaatgcattcttgcatggtgatctgcatgaagaagtttatatggatttgcctcctggatatggtacttccactggagaacaggtggtgtgcaaattgaagaagtcgctttatggcttgaagcagtctcccagagcttggtttggccggtttaccaagttcatgaagaaaattgggtatcgacaaagcaattcagatcataccttgtttcttaaacatcggtgtggtaaagtgactgccttgattatttatgttgatgacatggttgtgacaggtgatgacATTGAGGAAATTCAAAGGTTACAATGTCAATTGtcctctgaatttgagatgaaagatttgggtaatttgaaatatttcttgggaattgaagttgctcatggcaaggattgtattgtgttgagtcagagaaagtatgtcctagacttgctggcagaaacaggtatgcttgaTTGTAAACCGGCTGCTACTCCTATCGAGCAGAACCATCGGTTAGCAGAGTATATAGATCAAGTACCTACAAATAAAGggagataccagaggttagttggacggttgatttatttatcccacactagaccagatttagcttatgcagttagtgtggtgagtcagtttatgcataatcccagtGAAGCccatatggatgctgtatttcgtattttgcagtatttaaagtctgctccagggaagggattaattttttcaaaatacagtcacttggatgtttccggatatacagatgcagactgggcaggtaatattacagatcgcaggtctacttcgggctacttcacatttgtgggtggtaatttggttacttggaagagcaataaacaaaaggtggtggctcgctccagtgcagaagcagaatatagaggaatggcccgaggactttgtgagatgttgtggttgagaaatttgttaaGAGATTTGGGGTTCATACAAAAAAAggctatgccgctttattgtgataataaggctgcaattgaaattgctcataatccagttcagcatgatcgtACGAAACATGTAgaggtagatcgacacttcattaaagagaagctggatgcACAGGTCATTTTGTTtcccttcgttcctactgaagagcaattggcggatattcttacaaaggctctATCGAGTAAAGCcttttatgactcacttgacaagttgggcatccgtgatctgtatgcaccaacttgagggggagtgttggaccGACAAAGGTGGCCGACACACCCCGAAAAGCTGGCTTGAATCATGTCTTATTTTAGGGATATTGTTTTTGTAATAGTAGAGTTTTGTAGATGTATATATGCTCTGTTCGTAGAGATCAAAGATAACAAGATATTCCCTAAACATTCTTGTTCTTTCTGATATTTCGTACCATCTACCTTGGAAACCATGAATCTTAACTTTCCTCAAACAAAGATGTGAGAATCTAGCAAGAATGCTCATCTTCCTCCTGATACTTCTCACCTCGTTGTGAATAGATGCCCGTACCTACGATAGCCATATTAGCAGGTTATACTGGGCATTCAATGTAATGTGAGTTATATATTTTACTACAAAAGTACAAAGACTGCATTGAGAGATTCGTTCacaggttagggtttagggatttTTACTAACCATTAATACAAATTCTTCCAAAAGAGGTGCAGCCTTGATTATAACCAGAACACCACTAACATTCAAGTGCGGTGAAAACAGATCCAAGTGCAGTTGCTTGAGGTTTGTAAATGTTTGTACGTTTTCGGGTATTTCTTCCTGCAAAGAAATTTCACATTTAAATTATGCAAACATAAATTGACATGCACTCAGTATAAATATTAACTCACCACCGAAAACCAAAGCCGCAGATGAAGACACTCTAGCCCAGGACACGAGGCAAGTTGGGTTAGTGCATGAAGTGATGAATCATTGAAAGACCTATCAGACCAAAAAATTCTTGCTAAAcattttgtttttatgtaaGAAGTCTCTGCAAGTCCTTCATATTCCAAGGAGGTAATATTTTTGCAGTGAATCTCCAGTTTGGCTAAATCACTACATTGGAGCACTTTCAACTCAGTCAAACAAAGTAATGGATCCCCAAGAATAAGACACGAACCCACACTGCACTCCCTTAAGGTCAATCTTGTAAGGCACAAACAAACAGAGGATAGATGTGCCACAAATTCTTCATCAATGATAACATTATTCAGAGAAAGAGTTGTTAACTCATTGAATCTGGCAAAATCAGGAGGAGGTCTTAGAACACACCTTAGCAATGACAAATGCTTTAGAGATCCTGAGAGGAACCAGTGAgggaaaacataaaaaaaatttgtttctaGAAGGCCGCAACATAATAATTGAAGATCAAGCACTTGAGCTCCCTTTCTAATTGCAAAAAGAATCCATTTATCTAGGACGGCATTATAAACTCCATCTAAAGGGAATGACACTTTGAAAGAGTCGACCTTCTTACCATGGTAGAGCTTCAAAAATTCATTCACACGTCCTACAAAGACTTTTCCTTCAAACTGACCAAACCTATGAATATACTTATCTCCAAATTCATTAAAGAGCTGGCCATATAATTTGGTTCCGAAAATGTTTGGAATGTCAAATTCAAGATTTGGCCTTGAAAGTATTGGATGCTTCCAGGAGTCCTTCCACTGATGGGATATCATGCTAGTATACACTGCATCTTTTATTGTCATAAGTGCAACTATGGATGAGATTACATGATCTGGCAACTTATTAATCGTGTTCTTACTCTTGCCGTCCGCCTGAAAAGATCAAACCAAAGCAGTAAAGAATAATACAATTGATCAAATACGGCGATTATCATAATCTATACTCATCTGCTGGAGTAATTTAAGGcatgtggaaaaaaaaaaaaaaaagtattaaaaagaattcagaacaaTTCACACCCCTAATTTAAACCAGATGGACCCATACACAATGTGTATTTTAAATGTTAAAGTGGGATTACaatttcttgaatcaataaatGTAATCTTACGATTTTAAGTGTACTTCAAGTACGGGAAATTTTCAGCAAAAATCCAACTTACATTTAATGAAAATATCAGAAGGATAATATATCTTATCAATTTTCTGTCAAATACAGTAATTATACTCTAGCATATTACCGAGACCTCCGACCTTGTATCTATGTATATTGACTACAGCTCTGACCTTGTCTTGATTCACTGTCAAATCGCTCAACAGCTTTAGTCAAGACTTTTTTCTGGAAGCTGGAAT harbors:
- the LOC133732441 gene encoding F-box/FBD/LRR-repeat protein At5g22660-like, whose protein sequence is MADGKSKNTINKLPDHVISSIVALMTIKDAVYTSMISHQWKDSWKHPILSRPNLEFDIPNIFGTKLYGQLFNEFGDKYIHRFGQFEGKVFVGRVNEFLKLYHGKKVDSFKVSFPLDGVYNAVLDKWILFAIRKGAQVLDLQLLCCGLLETNFFYVFPHWFLSGSLKHLSLLRCVLRPPPDFARFNELTTLSLNNVIIDEEFVAHLSSVCLCLTRLTLRECSVGSCLILGDPLLCLTELKVLQCSDLAKLEIHCKNITSLEYEGLAETSYIKTKCLARIFWSDRSFNDSSLHALTQLASCPGLECLHLRLWFSVEEIPENVQTFTNLKQLHLDLFSPHLNVSGVLVIIKAAPLLEEFVLMVRASIHNEVRSIRRKMSILARFSHLCLRKVKIHGFQGRWYEIELAICILKIAKKMEIMVIDPIGKYYAGVGEWKDMNDSRYSYEEEAVVQVEEAVGEAREDTEAMEVEEAVKKAEAVDETGDKDGWEERGRAFVEKNLRQVMTDAQVIVL